One region of Miscanthus floridulus cultivar M001 chromosome 19, ASM1932011v1, whole genome shotgun sequence genomic DNA includes:
- the LOC136528128 gene encoding starch synthase 1, chloroplastic/amyloplastic-like — MATPSAVGAACLVLARAAGPGRGDRARPRRLQRVVRRRCVAELSREGPAPRPLPPALLAPPLVPGILAPPPEPTGEPASTPPPVPDAGLGDLGLEPEGIAEGSIDDTVVVASEQDSEIVVGKEQARAKVTQSIVFVTGEASPYAKSGGLGDVCGSLPVALAARGHRVMVVMPRYLNGTSDKNYANAFYTEKHIRIPCFGGEHEVTFFHEYRDSVDWVFVDHPSYHRPGNLYGDKSGAFGDNQFRYTLLCYAACEAPLVLELGGYIYGQNCMFVVNDWHASLVPVLLAAKYRPYGVYKDSRSILVIHNLAHQGVEPASTYPDLGLPPEWYGALEWVFPEWARRHALDKGEAVNFLKGAVVTADRIVTVSKGYSWEVTTAEGGQGLNELLSSRKSVLNGIVNGIDINDWNPATDKCIPCHYSVDDLSGKAKCKSALQKELGLPIRPEVPLIGFIGRLDYQKGIDLIQLIIPHLMWDDVQFVMLGSGDPELEDWMRSTESNFKDKFRGWVGFSVPVSHRITAGCDILLMPSRFEPCGLNQLYAMQYGTVPVVHATGGLRDTVENFNPFGENGEQGTGWAFAPLTTENMLWTLRTAISTYREHKSSWEGLMKRGMSKDFTWDHAAEQYEQIFQWAFIDRPYVM, encoded by the exons ATGGCGACGCCCTCGGCCGTGGGCGCCGCGTGCCTCGTCCTCGCGCGGGCCGCCGGGCCGGGCCGCGGCGATCGGGCGCGCCCGCGGCGGCTCCAGCGCGTGGTGCGCCGGCGGTGCGTCGCGGAGCTGAGCAGGGAGGGCCCCGCGCCGCGCCCGCTGCCACCCGCGCTGCTGGCTCCCCCGCTCGTGCCCGGCATCCTCGCGCCGCCGCCCGAGCCCACGGGTGAGCCGGCGTCGACGCCGCCGCCAGTGCCCGACGCCGGCCTGGGGGACCTCGGCCTCGAACCTGAAG GGATTGCTGAGGGTTCCATCGACGACACAGTAGTTGTGGCAAGTGAGCAAGATTCTGAGATCGTGGTCGGAAAGGAGCAAGCTCGAGCTAAAGTAACACAAAGCATTGTCTTTGTAACTGGGGAAGCTTCTCCTTATGCAAAGTCTGGGGGTCTAGGAGATGTTTGTGGTTCATTGCCAGTTGCTCTTGCTGCTCGTGGTCACCGTGTGATGGTTGTAATGCCCAGATATTTAAATGGTACCTCTGATAAGAATTACGCAAATGCATTTTACACAGAAAAGCACATTCGGATTCCATGCTTTGGTGGTGAACATGAAGTTACCTTTTTCCATGAGTACAGAGATTCAGTTGACTGG GTGTTTGTTGATCATCCCTCATATCACAGACCTGGAAATTTATATGGAGACAAGTCTGGTGCTTTTGGTGATAATCAG TTCAGATACACGCTCCTTTGCTATGCTGCATGTGAGGCTCCTTTGGTCCTTGAATTGGGAGGATATATTTATGGACAGAATTGCATGTTTGTTGTGAATGATTGGCATGCCAGTCTAGTGCCAGT CCTTCTTGCTGCAAAATATAGACCATATGGTGTTTATAAAGACTCACGCAGCATTCTTGTAATACATAATTTAGCACATCAG GGTGTAGAGCCTGCAAGCACATATCCTGACCTTGGGTTGCCACCTGAATGGTATGGAGCTCTGGAGTGGGTATTCCCTGAATGGGCAAGGAGGCATGCCCTTGACAAGGGCGAGGCAGTTAATTTTTTGAAAGGTGCAGTTGTGACAGCAGATCGAATCGTGACTGTCAGTAAG GGTTATTCATGGGAGGTCACAACTGCTGAAGGTGGACAGGGCCTCAATGAGCTCTTAAGCTCCAGAAAGAGTGTATTAAACG GAATTGTAAATGGAATTGACATTAATGATTGGAACCCTGCCACGGACAAATGTATCCCTTGTCATTATTCTGTTGATGACCTCTCTGGAAAA GCCAAATGTAAAAGTGCATTGCAGAAGGAGCTGGGTTTACCTATAAGGCCTGAAGTTCCTCTG ATTGGCTTTATTGGAAGATTGGACTATCAGAAAGGCATTGATCTCATTCAACTTATCATACCACATCTCATGTGGGACGACGTTCAATTT GTCATGCTTGGATCTGGTGACCCAGAGCTCGAAGACTGGATGAGATCTACAGAGTCGAACTTCAAGGATAAATTTCGTGGATGGGTTGGATTTAGTGTTCCAGTTTCCCACCGAATAACTGCCGG CTGCGATATATTGTTAATGCCATCCAGATTCGAACCTTGTGGTCTGAATCAGCTATATGCTATGCAGTATGGCACAGTTCCTGTTGTCCATGCAACTGGGGGGCTTAGA GATACTGTGGAGAATTTCAACCCTTTCGGTGAGAATGGAGAACAGGGTACGGG GTGGGCATTTGCACCCCTAACCACGGAAAACATGTTGTGG